From Malus sylvestris chromosome 1, drMalSylv7.2, whole genome shotgun sequence:
cctttaccctgcttggtcatagcacggtagtgggagctgtcagtttcacatgttttaactctgtcagatcactttgaaaaagtggtctgtggtatctggctctcgagattcggagaacgatgcctcttcgatttttgagaaagcaatcatgctgggggtctggctctcgagattcggagagcagtgtctcttcgatttttgaggaagtaatcatgttgggagtctggctctcgagattcagagggcggtgcctctttgattttggagcaagcaatcttgttgggagtgttgtctcgaatgtgagtaaaggttgggcatgtttgctagtctaccttgccacgaagcacaaaggttgacacacagagactttccaattatccagcaatggtactgttcctttacccgctcttcgattttgagaaagtagtcatgttgggagtctggctctcgagattcggaggacggtgcctcttcgattttggagcaagcaatcttgttgggagtgttttctcgaatgtgagtaaaggttgggcatgtttgctagtctaccttgccacgaagcacagaggttgacacacagggactttccaattatccagcagtggtactgttcctttacccttgtgggtaataatatggtagctagaccttcaaaatttatgtgtctaaactttgttagtgctgtttctttgctattcttttacctttcttggtcagagcgatgtagtgggagctgcaagcttcacgtgctcactttggcagagaactttggcaaagttatctgtggtacccatgagctattgttgcgtgtgggtaattgaacagtaagattcatgtgctttctacttcaccagaagtcttcgacagaatgcccataatttctgcaaagctgagtgtgcgtgtgacaggtgctgacaaggctagaaaagtaggtgcctcttcgatttctgagatcggccctcgtggtctctaagcagcccagcttttgagaaagcgagcgcctcttcgattgattcggacaacgatgcctcatcgatttttgagaaagcaatcatgctgggggtctggctctcgaagactcggggagcagtgtctcttcgatttttgataaagtaatcatgttgggagtctggctctcgagattcggagggcggtgcctcttcgattttggagcaagcaatcttgttgggagtgttttctcgaatgtgagtaaaggttgggcatgtttgctagtctaccttgccacgaagcacagaggttgacacacagggactttccaattatccagcaatggtactgttcctttacccgctcttcgattttgagaaagtagtcatgttgggagtctggctctcgagattcggaggacggtgcctcttcgattttggagcaagcaatcttgttgggagtgttttctcgaatgtgagtaaaggttgggcatgtttgctagtctaccttgccacgaagcacagaggttgacacacagggactttccaattatccagcaatggtactgttcctttacccttgtgggtaataatatggtagctagaccttcaaaatttatgtgtctaaactttggtagtgctgtttctttgctattcttttacccttcttggctTTAGTAATAGCTAAAAATTATGCTGGCATGTTTCTGTTCTGGTGAAGTCACTACTCTATCTGAAGACCATTTACGGTCATGTCATAGTAACAATACTTGCAAAGAAAACAGCACTAACCCCATAAAATTCTTTTCCCGTTGACAATATTAACTACCAATTGATAGGGATGAAAAAGATTTACCGAGGAAACACAAGAACCGAAAGCAAAAGCAATGAACAAGTTACTACCTGAACAGGGGTTGCTGCAATAAGCATCCCTCCTACTCCACCACCAATGACACAACCATCAGGACTAGCAAGGGAGACGCTCAGACCGCCACTTCGGTTTCGGGAGCTACCAATTTCATTGAGCAAGTAAGAACCTGAGAGACATATAATCTCAAACCGTCCCTAAAGAAGTCGCAATCCACAAGAAAAGAAACTGTTTATTATTATCagtaaaatagaaaaaagaagtttcaaagaagaaagaacagtcaaacattttaactaaaaagaaaaaagaaggataATATGTAGAGCAACATACAAAATGTGTGCCACGCTGTGTATGGTATGCATACAAGCACACAAAAGTCTGTGTGTAGAATTTCTGGACAAAAATTACCACAAACACAACACATGTTGATTTTTTCTGCAACCTATATTTTCTAAGCTGAATTTTACGATGGCTAACATATATACGAATGGCCTTCGCATTTGCCTCGGATAAACGGCAAGCATCAACCAACCATTCTTGAGATGGCTCCGAAGTTGATGATACTAACTGGGCTCAGTTTTCAGGCATATCCTCATTCCTCATAGCTACAAACATTACTCACTCCAAATATACAAGAACATTTAAACCTTAGTGACTCTAGAACCTTCAGAAAGATCAAAAGTCTTATTACTCATCTACTAGACAGCTCATAACTTTGCAAGAATTGGCATATCACAAAGTGTTCATACCTCATATGTGACTGTACCCCCAGAAGTTGAGGGCTGACGAAGTGTCACAGTAGAGACGGCACCATTAGCTGACAAGACGCACACAGCTCTTGGCCCTTGCTGTGAAAACGCCATTATTTTTGTTGCAACGTCCTGCAAGAAAAGATAAAAAGGATTCAAGGCCTAAAGGAACTTCTCTCATTTGAGTAATGCAAGAATTCAATTGATAgtagtaataaaaaaataacaatcaCACCAGCGAAAATGATGAACCTTAATTTTTATCCCTTTTTCCCATCAGATTTAGCATTAATTTCGTACAAGTAATGATCGTCATAGTACTTTGGTAGTTCAGAACTCTTTTGAAACTTTGCTTGTCATAGGCTATATTGAAGCCAACCACATAAAAATGGCTACTCTGAACCTACCAAACTCAGGCAGACTCACAAGTATGGCTAATTTGGGTAAATACTATCCATCTACACAATTACTTATACGTAATAATCTAGAGGTATTATGTCTACATAATTAAGCCAACACATGACTCATGAATCAGGCCTCATCAAGCTCGGGATTCAGGACCACTCAATTCGGTTGCAGACCTAATCAGAATCCATGACACCATATCTTGCTAACCGTACTCTTAATGGAAAAAGAATTGAAGATTCATGCATATgtgaataaatatatatatgtttggtgAGATATTAGGGCATACTTCTCCCACTGCAATGCTGATAATATGTGGAGTAAAACCTATCCCAGCCGAACCAGACAGCAATCCGCCTAGCAAAACAATCAACCATTTGCAACATCATTCTCATAACAAAAAGTTTCAATGCAGGGCAAGAAGCATATATTTAAACCATCTATGTAATAcgaatcaacttattaaaaatgTGGCTGCTTTGCTACATTTATGTTTAAAATCAGCCGGTATAATTCCACATTTTAATGCCCTTGCGTATGTACCAAATGCatcaaaaattaccaaaattctGTTTCGCCGTTAGAATCATCATGTCTGCCATATGTTGCAATAGTTTTGAGACAGTTTACATGAAAGTGGTGGGAATGTCAGTATATTTACTTCTGATACAATCATACAAGCATTTGAGTTATAGGCAAGGATTTCAGAACGCAACTAATCCCAGATAGTCATAGATTGTGAACTTTTAAAAGCAGATTATGTGACAATGTAAAAAGATGCATTACAATATTTAGGCTACTCTAACTCAGCAAACTTTTCTGAGGTTTCTTTTCACTTAAACGAATcaacaacataaaataaataatttcttcAACAAGATATGGCAATACAGAAAATAAATTTTACCAAGAGATGCTAATTGTTGCTTCTTCCCAGACCCTGGTGGCCGCCCTCTACCTCGTTTTGGGCTTGATGATACCGTACCAGGATTAGCAGATGCTGCAGGAGACAATGCCAATGAAACAGTCCCATCAGGTCCATATTTTCGAGGCCttcctcttttccttttcaaagATTCGCCTGGTGGTGCCACAGTTGGTGCACCCACATTGACACCATGGTATGAAATAGCTGAAGAAGGCTCTACCGGCAATGTTGACCCAATGTTAGTTCCTCCAATATTAGATTGAAATGCCATATTTGGATTAGATAAGGGATGAATGCCTGGCGATCCATGTAATCCAGACAGTGTTCCGGACCCAGTTATTCCTCTAGATGTAAAGTAAGAGGCTGACCCCGACAATGCCATAGGGTCCCTACGATCCATGCATTTATTTCGGTTATCTTTCAAAGG
This genomic window contains:
- the LOC126631758 gene encoding AT-hook motif nuclear-localized protein 9-like — translated: MDRRDPMALSGSASYFTSRGITGSGTLSGLHGSPGIHPLSNPNMAFQSNIGGTNIGSTLPVEPSSAISYHGVNVGAPTVAPPGESLKRKRGRPRKYGPDGTVSLALSPAASANPGTVSSSPKRGRGRPPGSGKKQQLASLGGLLSGSAGIGFTPHIISIAVGEDVATKIMAFSQQGPRAVCVLSANGAVSTVTLRQPSTSGGTVTYEGRFEIICLSGSYLLNEIGSSRNRSGGLSVSLASPDGCVIGGGVGGMLIAATPVQVILGSFAWGGLKTKNKKKEAVEGVTDLEHETVDNSVALNSIQPDQSLSQSASLAAWQASQPLDMHNSHVDIDLMRG